One part of the Candidatus Saccharimonadales bacterium genome encodes these proteins:
- the ftsA gene encoding cell division protein FtsA: MQEITRYGVGIDVGTTHVRCVIGHLDDSKSGATIIGVGVAPNNGMRKGSVVNIVDTAHAIDKALEEAERMSGHQVGSASVSVNGSHIMAMSSKGVVAVNSQNNEITDEDIARVGEAATVVQLPANREILQVTPRSYTLDDQTNIKDPIGMSGVRLEVDAHVVTALGPNIKNLLKSLEMTQTAVNNVVVAGLAAAKAVVTNQQMENGVAIVDFGGTTTQIVVYEEGDLQHLSILPVGSVNITNDLAIGLRTDLDIAEDLKLQHVSKVLTVSKDRIKNIEYVQGDKKVEFSAKDIKMIVEARLDEIFEMIDKELRSIDKSGKLPGGVVLTGAGANLTHIADYAKDRLRLPARVAHISSINGMSDKVAKPDFATALGLMLIDLESSKPRHKSPKGKNSFDAGSKMFGKLFNSAGDFMRRFKP; encoded by the coding sequence ATGCAAGAAATAACGCGTTATGGCGTGGGTATAGATGTAGGGACCACGCACGTAAGATGTGTCATCGGACATTTAGACGATTCTAAATCCGGGGCAACAATTATTGGAGTTGGCGTAGCGCCAAATAACGGAATGCGTAAAGGCTCCGTTGTTAACATAGTTGACACTGCCCACGCAATCGACAAAGCGCTTGAAGAAGCCGAACGAATGTCTGGACATCAAGTTGGATCAGCCTCGGTGAGTGTGAACGGTTCTCACATAATGGCTATGAGCTCAAAAGGTGTTGTGGCTGTTAATTCGCAAAATAATGAGATTACTGATGAAGATATCGCTCGAGTAGGCGAAGCTGCCACCGTTGTTCAGCTGCCAGCTAATCGTGAAATTTTGCAAGTTACTCCGCGTAGCTATACTCTGGATGATCAGACTAATATAAAAGATCCAATTGGAATGAGCGGCGTTCGTTTAGAAGTTGATGCGCATGTTGTAACGGCACTAGGTCCTAATATTAAGAACTTATTAAAGAGTTTGGAGATGACTCAAACTGCCGTAAATAATGTGGTGGTCGCTGGACTCGCGGCTGCAAAAGCGGTGGTGACTAATCAGCAAATGGAGAACGGTGTTGCTATTGTTGATTTTGGTGGGACGACGACTCAAATCGTAGTTTACGAAGAAGGCGACCTACAGCATCTATCGATTTTACCGGTCGGTAGCGTAAATATTACCAACGACTTGGCGATAGGTTTAAGAACTGACCTTGATATTGCGGAAGATCTAAAACTGCAGCACGTTTCAAAAGTCCTAACAGTAAGTAAAGATAGGATCAAAAACATTGAATATGTTCAAGGTGATAAAAAAGTAGAATTTAGTGCCAAAGATATTAAGATGATCGTCGAGGCACGCCTTGATGAGATTTTTGAGATGATCGACAAAGAGCTGCGAAGTATAGATAAGTCCGGTAAGCTACCAGGCGGCGTCGTGCTTACAGGTGCGGGTGCTAATTTAACGCATATAGCTGATTATGCAAAAGATCGCCTACGCTTGCCGGCTCGGGTCGCACACATCAGCAGTATAAATGGTATGAGTGACAAAGTTGCAAAACCCGATTTTGCAACTGCGCTCGGGCTAATGTTGATTGACTTGGAAAGCTCGAAGCCTCGCCACAAATCACCAAAAGGTAAAAATTCTTTTGACGCTGGTAGCAAAATGTTCGGAAAATTGTTCAATTCCGCGGGTGATTTTATGAGGCGGTTCAAGCCCTAG
- the ftsZ gene encoding cell division protein FtsZ, with protein MPEVKPADIQTFATIKVIGVGGAGGSAVNRMADAGMQSVQFIAANTDAQALHNSKASTKIHIGKGTTRGLGAGADPTVGQRAAEESLEDLKKSLQGTDLLFITLGAGGGTGSGAGHVVAQIAREMGILTVGVVTKPFSFEGEKRRQNAEWAISQLGQHVDTLITIPNDRLLQTIDKRTPLLETFKIADDVLRQGVQGISELITEHGLINLDFADVKTIMQNAGSALMGIGRASGENRAVMAAQQAIESPLLEVSIDGARGVLFSIAGGYDMSMHEINEAAEVITNAVAPDANIIFGATLKPELEDELIITVIATGFDSAYFRQKANALPGFERQAEEEVKDETPEVAEEEMGSLDMDLDKSQEVAADFTKDEEPKSIWQYDDGDTPAFLRRKKKQAEEEA; from the coding sequence ATGCCAGAAGTAAAACCAGCAGACATACAAACATTCGCAACAATCAAAGTAATAGGTGTGGGTGGGGCAGGCGGCTCAGCTGTTAATCGCATGGCCGACGCAGGTATGCAGAGCGTGCAATTTATTGCCGCAAACACTGACGCACAGGCTTTGCATAATTCAAAAGCCTCAACAAAAATACATATCGGCAAAGGTACTACTAGGGGTTTGGGGGCAGGCGCCGATCCGACTGTTGGTCAAAGAGCGGCCGAAGAAAGCTTAGAAGACCTTAAAAAATCTTTACAGGGGACAGATCTGCTGTTTATCACCCTAGGCGCTGGCGGTGGAACAGGTAGTGGCGCGGGTCATGTTGTTGCGCAAATTGCTCGCGAGATGGGTATCTTAACGGTTGGCGTAGTAACTAAGCCCTTTAGTTTTGAAGGCGAAAAACGTCGTCAAAACGCTGAATGGGCAATTAGTCAGCTTGGTCAGCACGTTGACACTCTGATTACTATTCCTAACGATCGACTGCTTCAAACTATTGATAAGAGAACCCCTTTACTTGAAACCTTCAAGATCGCTGACGATGTTTTGCGCCAAGGTGTCCAGGGGATTTCAGAGCTTATTACCGAGCACGGTTTAATTAACCTAGACTTCGCAGACGTAAAAACCATCATGCAAAACGCTGGTTCAGCGCTTATGGGTATTGGTCGTGCTAGCGGCGAGAACCGTGCGGTCATGGCAGCTCAACAAGCGATCGAGTCGCCACTACTTGAGGTATCAATTGATGGTGCTCGAGGTGTTCTGTTTAGTATTGCTGGTGGCTATGACATGTCGATGCATGAAATCAATGAAGCCGCCGAAGTTATTACAAACGCTGTAGCTCCAGATGCCAACATAATTTTCGGTGCTACATTAAAGCCGGAGCTTGAAGACGAGTTAATTATTACAGTGATAGCTACAGGTTTTGATTCCGCCTACTTTAGGCAGAAAGCGAACGCCTTGCCGGGCTTCGAGAGGCAGGCCGAAGAAGAAGTTAAAGACGAAACTCCGGAAGTCGCCGAAGAAGAGATGGGCAGCCTGGATATGGATTTAGATAAAAGCCAGGAAGTTGCCGCGGACTTTACTAAAGATGAAGAACCAAAAAGCATCTGGCAATACGACGATGGTGATACTCCTGCGTTTTTGCGACGAAAAAAGAAACAGGCTGAAGAAGAAGCTTAA
- the nrdR gene encoding transcriptional regulator NrdR, translating into MKCPNCQNAESKVVESRDVVSGESIRRRRECLACKHRYTTYERLERPSLVVVKKDGTRQLYDRAKLVSGLQRACEKTTIDGEQFEDLVSQIEKAIYDKADTEITTHKIGEIAMSILAKFSQVAYVRFASVYRCFTDVDSFERELKIIKSASQK; encoded by the coding sequence ATGAAGTGTCCAAATTGTCAGAACGCCGAGAGTAAAGTTGTAGAATCGCGAGATGTTGTATCTGGGGAAAGTATTCGCAGACGTCGTGAATGCTTAGCGTGTAAGCATCGCTACACAACTTACGAACGGTTAGAAAGGCCAAGCTTGGTGGTTGTCAAAAAAGACGGTACCAGGCAGCTTTACGATAGAGCGAAACTAGTTTCAGGACTGCAACGAGCGTGCGAAAAAACCACGATCGATGGTGAACAATTCGAGGATCTAGTTAGCCAAATCGAAAAAGCGATCTACGACAAGGCAGACACAGAAATTACAACACACAAAATCGGCGAAATCGCTATGAGTATCCTGGCGAAATTTAGCCAGGTGGCGTATGTCCGTTTCGCAAGTGTGTACCGCTGTTTTACCGATGTCGACAGTTTTGAGCGAGAGCTTAAAATCATAAAGTCCGCTAGCCAAAAATAG